From the genome of Aspergillus fumigatus Af293 chromosome 1, whole genome shotgun sequence, one region includes:
- a CDS encoding FAD-dependent oxidoreductase, with amino-acid sequence MRLPQADADSASNMRSTATGWRRLSVGVVGGGIGGLAASIALRRAGHEVTIYERHDFAGEVGASISCAANGTRWLHEWKVDIAKGDPVVLRKLINRDWKTGEPVSVYDLAGYEERWGYVYYMFHRQYMHAMLKDCAMQEEGEGTPVKLLVNHQDINLETGLITFANGKTAQHDLIVGADGIGSAVRGIIGLKPEKKPADSSCLHANVRTEDAVRLGLVDYSQHSALEYWGGQDNSWDKIVLSPCNGGSLLSYYCFFPREKGDFTNHTWGGTDRPVEELLAPYPELDKQVRAHLAIGQEIRPWRLWVHQPYPYLVRNMVCLLGDAGHPMMPHQSQGACMAIEDAAALGILFRPDYFDGNVAEALQAYQEIRLPRVTKVQAASAKAAVNINERIGFSSNTNIPKYKVASEKDKLTIEEMNGYDMYKDVEEVLAKRRGKPFMQPYIRGLPIGLKLSNGTVVGQQPSAEVKL; translated from the exons ATGCGACTGCCACAGGCCGACGCAGACTCAGCGAGCAACATGCGATCCACCGCCACTGGCTGGAGACGACTCAGCGTTGGCGTCGTGGGCGGCGGCATCGGCGGCCTCGCAGCATCTATTGCACTGCGTCGCGCAGGCCACGAGGTAACCATCTACGAACGTCATGATTTCGCCGGGGAAGTGGGCGCGTCGATCTCGTGCGCGGCGAATGGAACGCGCTGGCTACATGAGTGGAAGGTGGATATCGCCAAGGGGGACCCCGTTGTGCTGCGCAAGCTGATCAACCGCGACTGGAAGACGGGGGAGCCTGTCAGCGTGTATGATCTAGCTGGGTATGAGGAGCGATGGGGGTACGTGTACTACATGTTCCATCGGCAGTACATGCATGCCATGTTGAAGGATTGCGCGATGcaagaggagggggaggggacGCCGGTGAAGCTGCTCGTGAACCATCAG GACATCAACCTCGAGACGGGGTTGATCACCTTTGCCAACGGCAAGACCGCGCAGCATGACCTCATCGTTGGCGCAGATGGCATCGGCTCCGCCGTGCGTGGCATCATCGGTCTCAAGCCGGAGAAGAAACCCGCCGACTCGAGCTGTCTGCACGCCAACGTACGCACCGAGGACGCCGTCCGCCTCGGGCTGGTCGATTACTCGCAGCACAGCGCGCTGGAGTACTGGGGCGGGCAGGACAACAGCTGGGACAAGATCGTGCTGTCGCCCTGCAACGGTGGCAGCCTGCTCTCGTACTACTGTTTCTTCCCGCGGGAGAAGGGCGATTTCACGAACCACACGTGGGGCGGCACGGACCGGCCggttgaggagctgctggcgcCGTATCCCGAGCTGGACAAGCAGGTTCGGGCGCACCTGGCGATTGGGCAGGAGATCCGGCCGTGGCGGCTGTGGGTGCATCAGCCGTACCCGTATCTGGTCCGTAACATGGTGTGTCTGCTGGGCGATGCTGGTCATCCG ATGATGCCGCACCAGAGCCAGGGCGCCTGCATGGCTATCGAGGACGCCGCTGCGCTGGGCATCCTCTTCCGGCCGGACTATTTTGACGGCAATGTCGCCGAGGCGCTGCAGGCATATCAGGAGATTCGACTACCCCGTGTTACCAAGGTCCAGGCGGCGTCGGCCAAGGCAGCAGTCAATATCAACGAGCGGATTG GTTTCTCAAGCAACACCAATATCCCAAAATACAAAGTGGCTAGCGAAAAGGACAAGCTGAcgatcgaggagatgaaTGG ATACGACATGTACAAGGATGTCGAGGAGGTTCTGGCCAAACGCCGGGGAAAGCCGTTCATGCAGCCGTATATCCGAGGTCTTCCCATCGGATTGAAGTTATCGAATGGCACTGTCGTTGGCCAGCAGCCGTCTGCTGAGGTGAAGCTTTGA
- a CDS encoding WD40 repeat domain-containing protein gives MSRSTHRDDFFQTSAALEEQKRKDAKSRNTHGSPIKLQSKILAIAADPVNQGAVFVALSTGTVRKIILETGETAAVFKGPTAPVTSVCFSPDGRLLFAGCWDKTIWSWDVASGQPQHRYEGHTDFVRSVISSSLRGQDLLVSGGADAQILVFDIASGKRLYTLKGHAKGVQDLIMDPTSLDLESKSLVLFSAGSDREIRWFDITCGSQDLTAMDPLLAHDTSVYKLFFDSDGDLWTASADKTAKCLVREDGWKANLTLPHPDFVRDVVVYEQGGWVITACRDEEVRVWHRSTGQLYHTFSGHFEEVTRLVLIGSTIVSVSIDATIRQWSLRPDDLRTAVEKAKRVKAEEEEQSEQNPESMLTEEEERELAELMNED, from the exons ATGTCCCGTTCGACGCATCGGGACGACTTCTTTCAAACCTC GGCTGCCTTGGAAGAGCAGAAGCGAAAAGACGCTAAATCTCGGAACACACATGGGAGCCCCATCAAGTTGCAGAGTAAGATATTGGCCATTGCAGCAGATCCTGTGAACCAAGGTGCTGTGTTTGTTGCGCTGAGTACTGGAACTGTCCGGAAGATCATATTAGAA ACAGGTGAAACTGCTGCCGTTTTCAAAGGCCCGACTGCCCCAGTTACAAGCGTCTGCTTCAGTCCCGATGGCAGGCTGTTGTTTGCCGGTTGCTGGGATAAGACCATTTGGAGCTGGGATGTGGCCTCAGGACAGCCGCAACACAGATATGAAGGCCACACCGACTTCGTGAGATCGGTCATCAGCTCAAGCCTGCGTGGGCAAGATCTTCTGGTTTCAGGAGGCGCCGATGCGCAAATTCTAGTTTTCGACATCGCCAGCGGGAAGCGTCTTTATACGCTCAAAGGCCATGCCAAGGGTGTCCAGGACTTGATTATGGATCCGACTTCCCTCGACTTGGAGAGCAAGTCACTTGTTCTATTTAGTGCTGGCAGCGATCGAGAAATTCGTTGGTTTGACATCACCTGCGGCAGTCAAGATCTCACCGCCATGGATCCTCTTTTGGCGCATGACACAAGCGTATACAAGTTGTTCTTCGACAGCGACGGAGATCTATGGACAGCTTCGGCCGATAAGACAGCCAAATGTCTCGTGAGGGAGGATGGTTGGAAAGCGAACCTGACGCTGCCTCATCCGGATTTTGTTCGAGATGTTGTAGTTTACGAGCAGGGTGGTTGGGTCATTACCGCATGCCGGGACGAGGAAGTTCGAGTATGGCATCGCTCG ACCGGCCAACTTTATCATACATTTTCCGGACACTTCGAAGAGGTTACGAGGCTCGTTCTCATAGGGTCTACCATCGTCAGCGTCAGCATTGATGCTACTATTCGCCAATGGTCTTTGAGACCTGACGACCTACGAACGGCAGTGGAAAAAGCCAAGAGAGTCAaggctgaagaggaggagcaatCTGAGCAAAACCCCGAATCGATGCTaaccgaggaagaagagcgggAATTGGCGGAGTTGATGAATGAGGATTAA
- a CDS encoding aromatic alcohol reductase translates to MQQRTAMAQTIKTVALAGATGNAGSNILTALLDTGRFTITVLTRKPNPNLPTSVTAQVVDFESLDSLTAALNGQDAFIDATSTPDPSVAIRLIDASVAAGIHRFIPAEFSIDPAATNCRALPVFAGKAKVYDYLRQVGAAGRITYTSISTGAFLELSLRTGFVNIDIATKRIDLLNAGSRVTPWTRLSSVGSAVANALLRADETKNRTCYVCSIMKSQREVGELAQEALGKEGWRVQSQDAAKALEGAIAQFQVGNVTVEVIGAMIRWTLTQPESAAGWATNDNELLGVPTMTDDEIKQLIQQIAEEMKA, encoded by the exons ATGCAGCAGCGTACGGCAATGGCGCAGACAATCAAAACCGTCGCTCTCGCAGGA GCAACCGGCAACGCAGGTTCCAACATCCTAACCGCCCTCCTCGACACTGGGAgattcaccatcaccgtccTCACCCGCAAGCCAAACcccaacctccccaccaGCGTAACCGCCCAAGTCGTCGACTTCGAGTCCCTGGACTCCCTAACGGCCGCCCTAAACGGCCAAGACGCCTTCATCGATGCCACCTCCACCCCGGACCCCAGCGTCGCCATCCGCCTCATCGACGCATCCGTCGCCGCTGGCATCCACCGCTTCATCCCCGCCGAGTTCAGCATCGACCCCGCCGCCACAAACTGCCGCGCGCTGCCCGTGTTCGCCGGTAAGGCAAAGGTCTACGACTACCTCCGCCAGGTGGGCGCCGCGGGCCGGATAACCTACACCAGCATCTCGACGGGGGCCTTCCTGGAGCTGAGTCTGCGGACGGGGTTCGTGAACATCGACATTGCCACGAAGCGCATCGATCTGCTGAATGCCGGGTCGCGTGTTACTCCCTGGACGCGTTTGTCCTCGGTAGGCAGCGCCGTGGCGAATGCTCTGCTGCGCGCGGACGAGACCAAGAACAGGACGTGCTACGTGTGCAGTATCATGAAGAGCCAGAGGGAGGTGGGCGAGCTGGCGCAGGAGGCTCTGGGCAAGGAGGGCTGGCGCGTGCAGAGTCAGGATGCCGCAAAGGCGCTGGAGGGGGCGATTGCACAGTTCCAGGTTGGGAATGTCACGGTTGAGGTGATTGGGGCCATGATTCGGTGGACGCTTACGCAGCCGGAGAGCGCGGCTGGCTGGGCCACGAATGATAATGAGTTGCTGGGGGTTCCGACTATGACGGATGACGAGATCAAGCAGTTGATTCAGCAGATtgcggaggagatgaaggcaTAA
- the veA gene encoding sexual development activator VeA, which produces MATRPPLMPPANETESSVSRISREGKKITYKLSVMQQPERARACGAGAKSSADRRPVDPPPVVELRIFESDPNDDLHKTDITFAYNANFFLFATLETARPMAQGRLTGPPTCPVLTGVPVAGVAYLDRPQQAGYFIFPDLSVRHEGRYRLSFHLYEEIKDIKDADKDTPMPDLNSSTNLTKPSAPKAHLNFRLEVKSVPFTVYSAKKFPGLATSTSLSRIIAEQGCRVRIRRDVRMRRRGEKRTDDYDFDDERAFATRSDRYTTPDMYAANSAERARSTSISTTADTSFPYGSDAQRRPSAGDYGFQGAQPYQRSMPAASAAPAPAPVHSPATSAQTSSYQSHLSFGATQSQYPAPQLPPTPQSATPTNTYSPHPSYSHSRNPSNGTEYDATSSGYPYPQPRLPADRPSYSKAALPPLRLEPPKAPNMQTSTDSRSSDANAYPTLSQPPVPRAPTPANHVTSLPPLKVLSGEYSHPSQPNAQSPHHDLGSGKRLLWETNHTLSKRSHEETFGSDERPLHNGMRPDMDQYPSMGRKQPDYGRLPFYTDSRDEMAYKRANGRMVMKILPALP; this is translated from the exons ATGGCGACCAGACCGCCTTTAATGCCTCCCGCGAATGAGACGGAGAGCTCCGTCAGCAGAATCAGCCGtgagggcaagaagattACATACAAACTCAGTGTGATGCAGCAGCCGGAGCGTGCAAGAGCCTGTGGTGCTGGTGCCAAGT CCTCTGCCGACCGTCGACCGGTTGATCCTCCGCCTGTGGTTGAATTGCGAATCTTCGAGTCTGATCCCAATGATGATCTGCACAAGACCGACATAACCTTCGCCTACAACGCCAACTTCTTCCTATTCGCTACGCTGGAGACCGCTCGTCCCATGGCTCAAGGACGACTCACCGGACCTCCAACATGCCCGGTCCTGACAGGAGTTCCGGTCGCAGGTGTAGCGTACCTCGACCGTCCACAGCAAGCTGGTTATTTCATCTTTCCTGACCTGTCCGTTCGTCACGAGGGTAGATATCGGTTGAGCTTCCACTTGTACGAAGAgatcaaggacatcaaggaTGCGGACAAGGACACGCCAATGCCTGACCTTAACTCGAGTACCAACTTGACCAAGCCATCGGCACCAAAGGCGCATCTGAACTTCCGTCTCGAAGTCAAGTCGGTCCCGTTCACCGTCTACAGTGCCAAGAAGTTCCCTGGACTGGCCACAAGCACATCGCTCAGCCGCATCATTGCAGAGCAAGGCTGCCGAGTTCGTATTCGACGGGACGTGCGCATGAGACGCCGCGGTGAGAAGCGCACCGACGATTAcgactttgatgatgagagggCCTTTGCTACTCGGTCGGACAGATACACCACGCCTGACATGTACGCGGCGAATTCGGCCGAGCGTGCTCGTTCCaccagcatcagcaccacCGCTGATACCTCCTTCCCCTATGGCTCTGATGCACAGAGACGGCCGTCTGCGGGCGACTACGGATTCCAAGGCGCGCAGCCATACCAACGATCCATGCCAGCAGCCTCCGCGGCACCCGCTCCAGCTCCCGTCCACAGCCCAGCAACTTCGGCGCAGACATCTTCATATCAGTCTCACCTTTCGTTCGGAGCGACGCAAAGCCAGTATCCGGCTCCCCAACTGCCGCCAACACCCCAGTCAGCCACTCCCACAAACACGTATTCTCCACACCCTTCCTATTCCCACTCAAGAAACCCTTCCAATGGCACCGAGTACGACGCCACTTCCTCTGGCTACCCATACCCCCAGCCACGCCTGCCGGCTGACCGTCCAAGCTATTCCAAGGCAGCCCTACCTCCACTCCGCCTGGAGCCGCCAAAGGCACCGAACATGCAGACAAGTACTGATTCCCGCTCCTCCGATGCGAATGCATACCCCACGCTGTCGCAACCTCCAGTACCTCGTGCTCCGACTCCTGCAAACCATGTAACTTCACTCCCGCCTCTGAAAGTTCTTTCTGGAGAATATTCCCACCCGTCTCAGCCCAACGCGCAGAGCCCGCATCACGACCTTGGTTCTGGAAAGCGTCTATTGTGGGAAACGAATCATACGCTATCCAAGCGATCGCACGAGGAAACCTTCGGCAGTGATGAGCGTCCTCTGCACAATGGCATGCGGCCTGATATGGATCAATACCCTAGCATGGGTCGGAAGCAGCCTGATTATGGCCGGCTTCCATTCTACACCGATTCGCGCGATGAGATGGCATACAAACGAGCGAATGGAAGAATGGTCATGAAGATTTTGCCTGCGCTACCATAG
- a CDS encoding aromatic alcohol reductase: protein MSPKVAIAGATGNLGPSVLNALLSAGFEVTVLTRAESDRSNHNFGQARVVPVDYTSLDSLTAALKGQDVVVNTLGTIPRDIHLRLIDAAIAAQVRRFIPSEFGSDTTNPTAAKLPVYQDKVAIQKYLQQKAAESAGSFSYTLLINGPFLDWGLTVGFLLNWRGPEVELYDEGERKFSATTLAGIAKGVVGIINNLEATTNRTVYIREIEVSQSELLKLSGKQLPTKSISTEELEKEGYAELAKPNPNPRAVALNFLRRAIFGKGCGSLFPAESLSNDLLGLKTLSKEELQEIVSRSTK, encoded by the exons ATGTCGCCGAAAGTAGCCATTGCGGGA GCCACTGGCAACCTTGGCCCGTCTGTACTCAACGCCCTGCTGAGCGCCGGCTTCGAGGTGACTGTCTTGACCAGGGCTGAAAGTGACAGAAGCAACCACAACTTCGGCCAAGCTCGTGTGGTACCCGTTGACTACACCTCCTTGGACTCCTTGACAGCAGCCTTGAAAGGCCAAGATGTAGTCGTTAACACCCTCGGCACCATCCCGCGAGACATCCATCTCCGATTGATCGACGCAGCCATCGCAGCCCAGGTCCGGCGCTTCATCCCCTCAGAGTTTGGCTCCGACACAACCAACCCCACGGCAGCCAAGCTCCCAGTCTACCAGGACAAGGTCGCCATCCAGAAATATCTGCAGCAGAAAGCAGCCGAGTCAGCAGGCTCGTTCTCCTACACGCTCCTGATCAATGGCCCCTTCCTCGACTGGGGTCTGACAGTCGGGTTCCTGCTGAACTGGCGAGGTCCAGAAGTAGAGCTATATGATGAGGGCGAACGAAAGTTCAGCGCGACGACGCTGGCAGGAATAGCCAAGGGGGTGGTTGGCATAATCAACAATCTGGAGGCCACGACAAATCGCACAGTGTACATCCGTGAAATTGAGGTCTCTCAGAGCGAGCTGCTGAAGCTCTCGGGCAAGCAGCTGCCCACAAAGTCCATCAGCacggaagagctggagaaaGAGGGTTATGCCGAGCTCGCCAAACCGAACCCGAACCCCAGGGCCGTTGCGTTGAATTTCCTCAGGCGAGCCATTTTTGGAAAAGGGTGCGGCAGTCTTTTCCCTGCTGAGAGTCTCAGTAATGATCTGCTGGGACTGAAAACGCTaagcaaggaggagctgcaggagattgTGTCTAGATCCACGAAGTAG
- a CDS encoding putative nuclear RNA binding protein produces MTAREINAEMSYVQVHLESDPHQADRQLQEAVHSTYRRSNGYLSHSRKHSRSSAADSDWPSDESGRFDDAEESMLDEQPPHSPSAHSSKRRRSNDWPLQPGEENPAPKDNGNHCWPFKNSSYGSPRRTGRQGGGGDKSSRGRPSRFIEAHMNDSVSEKPPSIFIRGDAGASEQNDCGAGQRQSGIFRFGRAIASAFNPFGVWGNVSDIWRGSQSEHRPEGDARARAEKAYAELKKAGYKGTVKGSYMQGMQTSAPVAEQHSRRASQAQSDGSKTLGRHSRQNSTEGYGSGSSIRSSLQELRKAKSSLGIPYIKRGSEDLDRPEVRKSRSRKELQRQAKLLKRVSDLEGKLERARRELRELTGEKEEEPVRTLCQERTYHRPFVPGALPTLPSERFYENNATTVPDSQAVELAALSETSGNIQRMAESQGNGLATVESPSLKRKSPDPKSVRDKVHQMTEDSPNKKSLYEEPARSDETNTPRKATKMGKSDSPGSVERKRAQDQSQPEEHESRGRNQHQPRRRSNTRSPSAHGRRSTSRSRTTPCLRMKQRRSDLRSAVSSAGENHLDEHKKQPNGENEPQQEPYLDYPIVDLRELDDMTGATTPTSTPSRGYLHERIPPVPPLPKNLAATAAKVDRRLARELWKMKNAQMQDSGQTPPKEEDFRWPEDIF; encoded by the exons ATGACGGCGAGGGAGATTAATGCGGAG ATGTCCTACGTCCAGGTGCACCTGGAGAGTGACCCCCACCAAGCAGACCGCCAGTTGCAAGAAGCCGTCCATTCGACTTACAGACGATCCAATGGCTACCTGTCCCATTCTCGCAAGCATTCGCGCAGCTCTGCCGCGGACTCGGACTGGCCGTCGGACGAATCGGGACGCTTCGACGACGCAGAGGAATCTATGCTAGACGAGCAACCTCCCCACTCGCCGTCGGCGCACTCATCCAAGCGGCGCCGTTCAAATGATTGGCCGCTCCAACCCGGCGAAGAGAATCCTGCACCAAAGGACAATGGAAATCATTGCTGGCCGTTCAAGAACTCGAGTTATGGCTCACCGCGTCGAACTGGACGGCAGGGAGGTGGCGGGGATAAATCGAGCCGTGGCCGACCGTCTCGCTTCATCGAGGCGCACATGAACGACAGCGTGAGCGAAAAGCCGCCTAGTATCTTCATACGCGGTGACGCGGGCGCATCCGAGCAGAATGATTGCGGTGCAGGTCAGAGGCAATCCGGTATCTTTCGGTTTGGAAGGGCGATTGCATCGGCGTTCAATCCGTTTGGGGTCTGGGGGAATGTGTCTGATATCTGGCGCGGCTCGCAGTCCGAGCATCGGCCGGAAGGAGACGCGAGAGCCCGGGCGGAGAAGGCGTATGCAGAGCTTAAGAAGGCAGGCTACAAGGGAACTGTCAAGGGAAGCTATATGCAGGGCATGCAGACGAGTGCGCCTGTTGCGGAACAGCATTCTCGGAGAGCGAGTCAGGCGCAGTCGGATGGCAGCAAGACTTTGGGGCGTCACTCGAGACAGAATTCCACAGAAGGATACGGGTCTGGAAGCTCGATTCGGAGTTCATTACAGGAACTACGCAAGGCCAAGTCGTCGCTAGGCATTCCCTACATCAAGCGAGGATCTGAGGACTTGGATCGCCCCGAAGTGCGCAAATCGCGATCCCGCAAGGAGCTACAGAGGCAGGCCAAGCTGCTGAAGCGGGTCAGTGACCTTGAGGGGAAGCTTGAACGTGCAAGACGCGAGCTGCGCGAATTGACGGGcgaaaaggaggaggagccggTAAGGACACTCTGCCAGGAGAGAACCTATCATCGGCCGTTTGTGCCTGGAGCCCTCCCAACGCTTCCCTCGGAGCGATTCTACGAAAATAATGCCACAACAGTGCCTGATTCGCAAGCAGTCGAGCTAGCGGCTTTGTCCGAGACGTCAGGGAATATCCAACGAATGGCTGAGAGCCAGGGAAACGGATTGGCGACTGTGGAAAGCCCATCCCTCAAGAGAAAGTCGCCGGACCCAAAGTCAGTCCGTGACAAGGTCCATCAAATGACTGAGGATTCTCCTAACAAGAAATCTCTGTATGAAGAACCCGCCCGTTCTGACGAAACCAACACACCCCGAAAAGCGACCAAAATGGGAAAGAGTGACAGTCCCGGATCTGTCGAACGGAAGCGGGCTCAGGATCAATCCCAGCCAGAAGAGCACGAATCTCGAGGACGAAACCAACACCAACCTCGACGACGCTCGAACACACGCTCGCCCTCCGCCCATGGACGAAGATCAACCTCGCGGAGTCGAACGACGCCATGTCTCCGCATGAAGCAACGACGCTCAGATCTTCGCTCCGCAGTCTCCAGTGCCGGTGAGAACCATCTCGATGAGCACAAGAAGCAACCGAACGGCGAGAATGAGCCTCAACAGGAGCCTTACCTGGACTATCCGATCGTAGATCTGAGGGAGCTGGACGACATGACCGGCGCTACCACTCCAACGTCCACCCCCAGCCGCGGCTATTTGCACGAGCGTATCCCGCCTGTGCCTCCGCTTCCAAAGAACCTAGCTGCCACCGCTGCAAAGGTAGATAGACGGCTAGCCAGGgagctctggaagatgaaaaACGCACAGATGCAGGACTCGGGCCAGACGCCACCTAAGGAAGAGGATTTTCGATGGCCCGAGGATATTTTCTGA
- a CDS encoding thioredoxin domain-containing protein, with translation MATTAAMHSQTHLGSADHEPKLVNRLRDSRSPYVRAHMNNPVAWQLWDAEAIELARRYNRLIFLSIGYSACHWCHVMEKESFMSQEVASLLNESFIPIKVDREERPDIDDVYMNYVQATTGSGGWPLSVFLTPNLEPVFGGTYWPGPNSSTLSRQDTVGFVDILEKLRDVWKTQQQRCLDSAKEITRQLREFAEEGTHSQQGDRQAGEDLDIELLEEAYQHFASRYDTVNGGFSRAPKFPTPANLSFLLRLKTYPSAVSDIVGQEECDRAAAMAVSTLISMARGGIRDHIGHGFARYSVTADWSLPHFEKMLYDQAQLLDVYVDAFKITHNPELLGAVYDLATYLTTAPIQSPVGAFHSSEDADSLPTPNDTEKREGAFYVWTLKELTQVLGQRDAGVCARHWGVLPDGNIAPEHDPHDEFMNQNVLSIKVTPSKLAREFGLSEEEVVKIIKSAKQKLREYREKTRVRPDLDDKVIVAWNGLAIGALAKCSALFEEIESSKAVQCREAAARAINFIKENLFEKATGQLWRIYRDGSRGETPGFADDYAYLIHGLLDMYEATYDDSYLQFAEQLQKYLNDNFLAYVGSTPAGYYSTPSTMTPGMPGPLLRLKTGTESATPSINGVIARNLLRLSALLEEEEYRTLARQTCLSFSVEILQHPFLFVGLLDVIVGLQTTTRSVTGVFCTANLPQSVTLEGTDRLINKPEEPVSVRDMIIKKIRSEAGSTMVTSATVTSLVDIRPSHLGDFVGNQSFWLRTRNPLLKELKPSGTVKNYLMVCESGRCTMVDV, from the exons ATggcaacaacagcagccaTGCATTCTCAGACACACCTGGGCAGCGCAGACCATGAACCGAAGCTTGTCAATAGGCTGCGGGATAGCAGGTCGCCTTAT GTCAGAGCTCACATGAACAATCCGGTCGCCTGGCAATTATGGGACGCAGAGGCCATCGAATTAGCCAGACGGTATAACCGACTCATCTTTCTGAGCATCGGTTATTCAGCGTGTCACT GGTGCCATGTCATGGAAAAGGAATCTTTCATGTCGCAAGAAGTAGCCTCATTGCTGAACGAATCGTTTATCCCTATCAAAGTCGACAGAGAAGAGAGACCTGATATCGACGACGTTTATATGAATTACGTTCAAGCCACCACCGGCTCTGGCGGCTGGCCATTGAGTGTATTTTTGACACCAAACCTTGAGCCTGTGTTCGGTGGCACGTATTGGCCTGGCCCGAACTCATCAACCCTCTCCAGACAGGACACAGTTGGATTCGTGGATATCCTGGAGAAACTCCGAGATGTTTGGAAGACTCAGCAGCAACGATGCCTCGATAGTGCGAAAGAGATCACGCGACAACTGAGGGAGTTTGCCGAGGAAGGAACACATTCCCAACAAGGCGATCGGCAGGCGGGTGAGGATCTGGACattgagcttctggaggagGCATATCAGCATTTCGCTTCGCGATATGATACCGTAAACGGAGGCTTTTCCCGGGCGCCCAAGTTTCCCACGCCTGCCAATTTAAGCTTCCTCCTGCGCCTAAAGACATACCCAAGTGCTGTGTCGGACATTGTAGGACAAGAGGAGTGTGACAGGGCAGCTGCCATGGCAGTGAGCACGCTCATCAGTATGGCGCGCGGAGGAATCAGGGATCACATTGGCCATGGTTTCGCGCGATACAGCGTGACCGCGGATTGGAGTCTACCCCATTTTGAAAAGATGCTTTACGACCAGGCTCAGCTTCTGGATGTATACGTCGACGCGTTCAAAATCACGCATAACCCTGAACTCTTGGGTGCTGTATATGACCTTGCCACATATCTCACCACCGCCCCAATTCAGTCGCCTGTGGGTGCTTTTCACTCATCCGAGGACGCAGACAGTCTGCCAACGCCTAATGACACGGAAAAACGTGAAGGTGCCTTTTATGTATGGACTTTGAAGGAACTCACACAAGTTCTCGGCCAGCGAGATGCTGGTGTCTGTGCTCGACACTGGGGAGTGCTACCAGATGGTAATATTGCCCCCGAACACGATCCACACGATGAATTCATGAATCAAAACGTGCTTTCCATCAAGGTCACTCCGAGCAAGCTGGCAAGAGAATTTGGGttgagcgaggaggaggtcgtGAAGATCATCAAGTCGGCTAAACAGAAACTACGTGAATACCGTGAGAAGACGCGGGTACGTCCTGATTTGGATGACAAGGTTATTGTGGCTTGGAATGGGCTTGCAATCGGCGCGCTCGCTAAATGCAGTGCCTTGTTCGAGGAAATCGAAAGCTCAAAGGCTGTGCAGTGTCGCGAGGCAGCAGCACGAGCAATCAacttcatcaaggagaacTTGTTTGAGAAGGCGACGGGTCAGCTCTGGCGTATCTATCGCGACGGTAGCAGGGGAGAAACACCTGGCTTTGCAGACGACTACGCTTATCTCATCCACGGTCTGTTGGATATGTACGAAGCTACTTACGACGACAGTTACCTACAATTTGCGGAGCAGCTGCAGA AATATCTCAATGATAACTTCCTTGCCTACGTAGGCTCGACGCCGGCGGGCTACTACAGCACACCTTCCACCATGACACCGGGCATGCCGGGTCCACTTCTTCGTCTGAAAACTGGAACCGAGTCAGCTACACCATCCATCAATGGAGTCATCGCTCGTAATCTGCTTCGTCTCTCGGCACTGTtagaggaagaagagtacCGTACACTGGCCCGCCAGACAtgcctctccttctccgtagagatcctgcagcatccTTTCCTGTTCGTCGGTCTCCTTGATGTCATTGTCGGACTCCAGACGACAACGCGGAGCGTAACGGGGGTCTTCTGCACTGCAAATCTTCCTCAGAGCGTTACTTTAGAAGGGACTGATAGACTCATTAATAAGCCAGAGGAGCCTGTGTCTGTACGGGATATGATTATCAAAAAGATCCGGAGCGAGGCTGGGTCGACGATGGTCACTTCGGCTACGGTAACATCACTAGTCGACATCAGGCCATCCCATCTTGGTGACTTTGTTGGCAACCAATCTTTCTGGCTCAGGACTCGGAACCCGCTTCTCAAAGAGCTCAAGCCATCGGGGACGGTGAAGAATTATTTGATGGTCTGCGAGAGCGGCAGATGCACGATGGTTGACGTCTAA